A genomic region of Pseudoalteromonas rubra contains the following coding sequences:
- a CDS encoding helix-turn-helix domain-containing protein produces the protein MTKELNKHVVRRCLDKIKSQLKARELTYLDVAGLFDVSENTVKRMLNQDDISLNRLLTLAELCDLDAAELLDKSVKDTPAHTYFTARQDQAFAKHPHLLSYFSRLFYHQQTVEHIATEFNLSALSNYRYLRALEDIELLTLHPNNQFKFLVRPPLGFAPDSLVIKQSVCKHMTQTLDAVMAPTSTPEHHVLIKPMKIPPKLRDKMWQELQDSVSKYAHIAEQDFARHSEQPDFQVTLVMHPLNTDVFNEAPIIALD, from the coding sequence ATGACCAAGGAGCTGAACAAGCACGTCGTGAGGCGCTGTCTTGATAAAATTAAATCACAACTAAAAGCCAGGGAGTTAACCTACCTGGACGTTGCCGGGTTGTTTGACGTGTCAGAAAATACCGTTAAGAGAATGCTGAACCAGGATGACATCAGCCTGAACCGGCTGTTAACCCTGGCAGAACTATGCGACTTGGACGCCGCAGAACTACTGGATAAGAGTGTAAAAGATACACCTGCACACACCTACTTTACGGCGCGCCAGGATCAGGCCTTTGCAAAACATCCACATTTGTTAAGCTATTTTTCCCGACTGTTTTATCACCAGCAAACAGTAGAGCATATTGCCACCGAGTTTAATTTAAGCGCGCTTTCCAATTACCGATATTTACGGGCGCTTGAGGATATTGAGCTTTTGACATTACACCCCAATAACCAATTCAAATTTTTAGTACGCCCGCCATTGGGGTTTGCTCCTGACAGTCTCGTAATAAAGCAGTCCGTTTGTAAACACATGACGCAAACACTGGACGCTGTTATGGCCCCGACCAGTACACCAGAGCATCATGTTTTAATTAAGCCAATGAAGATACCGCCCAAACTAAGGGATAAAATGTGGCAGGAATTACAAGATAGCGTCAGCAAATACGCCCACATAGCAGAGCAGGACTTTGCGCGGCACAGTGAGCAACCTGATTTTCAGGTCACTCTGGTTATGCATCCGCTCAATACCGACGTATTTAATGAAGCCCCCATCATTGCATTAGATTAG